The Aedes albopictus strain Foshan chromosome 1, AalbF5, whole genome shotgun sequence genomic interval ACCATCGTCGACACCGCGAGGAAGAGGCAAAGGAAACGTAGTGTATTCTCCGATCAATGAACAGTAATAGAAACGTTCCAGCCAAGGTGGACATGCTCATAGAAGCGGAAGTGTTCTTCGAGCTGTTGCTGTCGGAGCATTTGAAGCGTCGATCTCAAGCAGCAGTACTCCGCCTTTATGAACGAGTACATAAACATGGGACAGCTCATGGATTCTACTTGCTACATCATGCTATCGTCAAACTTTTAAGCTCGAATCAATTTGCGTGtgatatagacgagtgcaccgcccgctgaaagttcactcgggccgcgaattttgacaccacagcggggtcgactctcaacaacttctacccagctgaaaatttgtttaatttattgcatctagttttcgcgatgaagttgcaaaaatatgggctagtgcattaactccacagacaaacagacatactactcaaatcgaaatcatcgcacgatttaaccgtcattttgaaaataaagtgtggtacggactgtgctcgcatgtgtcatggtggcgctgctgtgcctacatcacctctcaatttcgatgagaaatgaacgcgacgccgttcaatgtttacataaaatgactcaaccatgaaccttcattcatgttttatgaatggatgacgccacgggggagtcgtcacctgcaaaaatgttacatcgagccgagggaaacaacacctgcaaatgaatgcttcggattgagcattatagagggtgctagtgataTGCCAaaagatgtttttgaagcaattttcttctaagtaatatgtctgtttgtctgtgttaactCTATGCATATGCATAACTTTAAAtgtaaattcatgtaagaaatcgaagaaaaaaatTATCACAAATTTTGAAGATGCATcactgagtagaagttgttgagagtcgaccccgctgtgctgtcaaaaattttcaggctcagtgaactcaatgttcatcggtgcactcgtctatttgcCGGGTCAGCACGGTCGGACACTTAACGTCGTATTGAAGGACGTTCTGATGAGCACActaggacagattggtgaagtactagatttgtagtaatgagctgaattttagtatggtgagaaggccaattctccgtttctgcaatgaaatggttcaaaaagcgtaggtattatgattccttgcctaatttaatgctgtttgagcaaaactttgagtaaccgtgttgttgttttctccatttcttgcaacataaacaacatagttatccaaagttttgctcaaacagcattaaattagacaaagaatcacaatacccacgctttttgaaccatttctttgcagaaacagagaattgaccttctcatcatacaaaaattcagctcattacttcaattctagtactacaccgaacgtgcccccttGCGGCGATAGCTATGCGTTCTCGAAAACACAAGTTGCTGTTCTCCGCGGACGGGATCAAGACGTTCCGACAAGTACGAGTTGACGATAGACATACGTGCTACCTGCGAATGTTGTATAGGGAGGATCCCAATACGAAGCTGGATGTTTTCGAGTTAAAAACGTCTATACGGACGATCCAATATCCAATATTCAATACATTGGAGGACGCATTAGAGTGCCAATCGTAGCTCATCACTTTCCTCGAACGTTAAGGCTTCAAGCTCCACAAGTAGTGCGCGAATGCTCCTGGACTTTTGGAACGTATCCCGGAAAAAGACAGAGAGCAGCAAATGAAAGTAGAAGTTCAACAATTCAACGATGTACAGGACCCTAGGCCTCGTGTGGGACGCATCAGCGGGTCTGTCCTTGTTTCGAATTCGAGACAACGAGGAATCTAAGGATTACTACACGAAGCGACTTGTTTTGTCGGGCACTGCGAAGATATTTGACACCCTAGGTCTACTGGAGCCGGTCATAGTACAAGCGAAACTTTTCGTTCAGCAACTATGGTCGTTGGAGTTGAATTGGGACGAGCCTCTTCCCGATGAGCTGGAGATAGCGTGGAGGCAATTCAAGAAACAGTTGAGCGAATAAATGAGATCCGCATTCCACGCAGAGTAGTAGCAGATAAAcgaccctaataaaaatgtattatacactactgatagggtgaatgattgaagtatcccctgtatcatcaagatgatagccctaaagcacagaacagatgtgtatcttcgaacaaatttgaagtttcgagggggaagtcgtaaaattttcacttggagaactagattggaatgaatttccatggagaaataaaaaatcatcaaagcgtgcctcgctcccgccctatgctcgctgtacaaaaaagcttgctttccaccaccaggttcgctagtgtccagcaatcaaacgagcggctcttttcgcgatgaagattcacccccgtgcctaaagggttgttaagcacgttgtatcatatttttctattaggggaaTCCACAGGGTTCGAAATACACGAGTTTTCGAATGCCAGCAAGAAGACGTTTGGAGCATGGGTGTACCTGCGAAGTATCAAGAACGACGGGTCTTCTACGATGCAGTTGCTCAGCAGTTACTCCACTACCTACAAAACCTAGAAGCAAGAGAGCAAGAAAACCATATACTGCACCGAGAGCTGAGCTTTGTGGTGCTCTACTGTTATCGAAACTTGTAACGAACGCATTGAAGGCCCTGGACATGGAAATCGACAAGGTCATTTTGTGGTGCGATTCCCAAATCGTACTGCGCTGATTCAACAAGTCGGCAGCCAATCTAGAAGTCTTCGTGGGCAGCAGAGTTCGGGAGATTAATCAACTGACACATGACATGGCTTCCAGAGGAGTCACTCTGGACGATCTACTGGTTTCGAATCTCTGGTGGCACGCCTGAACTACCCACCTTCAACGACGAGCAGCTGGAAATTTTGGATACTACCTATTGCCAACTGGTCGTGCGCTCTGATCCGTGCGAACTGCTGACAAAATACAGTAGTTTCCGAAAACTACAGCGAACTGTTGCCTACATGTACCGGCTCGTGAACAACTGTCAGAAGGAGAAGGCTAACCGGTCAACCGGGGTACTTACGGTATCGGAACTACGTCGTGCAACGTTGAAAATCATCTGGAATGCACAGCCTGAAGAATTAGCAGAAGAAGTTAGAATGTTACAGAATAGAAGGACAAGACAAAGTAAGTTGCTGCAGTTGTCTCCGTTCCTCGACATTGACGGTCTGCTACGAGTCGGCGGGCGTTTACTGGAGCATGCAAAGATTCCGTTTCAACGAATCAGCTGCTGTTGCCATCCGGACATCACGTGATAAGAATACTAAACACCACAAtacatcctgaaggaatcctcaatgcGATCTCGGGgataatccatggaagaatcctgtAAGTAAACgcgggagaaatcgctgaaggaatcccgggagcaacCCCCGATGGAATACGGAAAATATACATGAACGAATCCCGcgaaaaaattctgcaggaatcgtTTAATAAAAATCCGGAAGGCATTTCtaacggaattccagaaagaattcctgaaggagtccatgACAGAATGCTGTAcgtatcactgaaggaatcccgggtgaaATCCCTAAAGACATCCCGGGAAAGATCCAtgatcctgggaagaatttcgaaagcatttgcgaggggagaaatcaatgaaaaatatcctgggggtatctgaaggaatctaaggaagaatccctgacggaatcactgaaggaatccatgaaagaaacccagcaaaaattctgaagggatcccgttagaaattaatgaagaaatccctggaaaatctaaTACCTGAATGAATACAGGAatcaatcccgggagaaatccttaaaagaatccccggaagaaatctctaaaggaatcacaggagaaatcccagcaagaatgatggaatctcagaagcaatccatgaaagaacctgcaaggaatcctgggagaaatctctaaaaaaaatcatcgaataaATCAATGAAAGATGcccgggaagaatccctgatgaatgCCGGAAAATAtatatgaaggaattctggaaagatcctccctaaaggaatcccgggggaatcaatgaaagaattccaggaagaattcctaacggagcttgagcttgattgaccgcccgtagatgctatgccagatcagctacactcacacaaggaaccaatgagatatctgccggggactagcaggcatcttcagtgtatgagAATTCTGTTGGTGTTCTTCCATTTTTTGGCGACAATGGCGCATGCCacttcaggttgcaggtcaatgtgggaaaggggaagaaagtgatgattgcaatcgtttgtatccacatcagaccgaatatacctctgcgcctgcacagattcatgcggatgtcggagtgttggtgcgatatggttggcaatgggttcacacattggtgcgtggatgccaggcggcacagttcgcttgattgcataactcgtaggcctTATTCGATAGATTGATaccgtgctgtgaaagttggaaggtagGAAAAGGGCTTTTCAACCAtttctagttctagcgatggctatgaactaaggaatatacattagttgtatatgtagagaggacaGTATAGAGAAAGTAGACAGAAAGATGAAagaaggaggaaagggacgagccggggattgaacccaggaccttcagcatacgaatcagaagcggtagccactagaccaccaagtccgtctcccaggaaaaattcctaacagaattccaaaaaaaaaatccagtaggaATGCttggcagaatccctggagaaatcccaagagaaattcttaaatgaaACCCGGGACTGAACAACAGAGGAATCCTCGATGAAATCTTAaaaggaattccgagaaaaatgTTGGGAAATTTTCCTGGTAAATCCAGGGAGGATGCTCCGAATAAATCCTGCGAGATATCTTTGATGACTGAAACCCAAGCATTAaatgagaaatcaatgaaagaatccaaggaagaataCTTGAAGCGATTTCATGGAGTATTcagagaggaattccgggaggaatttaatTAGAAATCTTGAGACAAACCTATACaggaatcataggaggaattccaagatgaagcctaataggaattctaggagaaatccgtgaagaaatatctggaggaattttcactgAAAATCTTTTGGACACATGGCTCTTACGGATTTCCTGAAGACGCCATTTCTATATCTCTTCgcagaatctaaaaaaaatctttacaaaacCCTCTAAAATTTCTCTTTTGATCGTTCTTTAAGTTCAATGCAAACAGTACGATCACTCACCTGCAACTCGTGAAGTTCCTTCATTATCCGTAGCACGTCCAACTCGCCCGGAGTTGCCGACACGGATGACAttcgcgatgatgatgatgatgacgccgCTCCCTGGCCGCTCATTTTGGCGAAATCCTGTTGCATCAGACTGGCGATCGCGCTGGGAAGCACGAAGCTTCCGGCAGAAGCATTCGACGATTTTATGGCCGAATTCGAGGCCGCCGAGGTGGTCGGCGTTGACGCGGAAGAAGACGACGGGGTAGTCTTCTGGCCGTATTTGTTTGGCTTGTCgtagctgttgttgttgttgatgttcaTAGGAGAACTTCGCATGCTGGCGGTGGCGGAGGAACTCACTGATCCAGCTTTCCCAGCAACGTTGGTTGGAGGTTTTTTGTACTTGTCCTTGTTGATCGAGGGAAGGCTCAAATTCAGAACATCAACCCTTTTCTCGCCTACACTGTATTCGCCGATGATTTCTATACTGCTATCGCTGTCGTCATCCAGGCTTTTGCGGTCCTTCCGTTGATTCGGGTTTGAATTTGATGGTGTTGAATTGCTGTGGGCCATTGGAGGCTGCTCTTGGTAGGAAGATGGCCTTCGAGAGGAAGACGCAGAGGAAGCTGAGGACAGTGCCGGGGAATTGATCCGAAAGTCCATCGGAAGGGGAGAGGTTTTCGAGGAACTGTGAGCCGGTTCCAGATTGATGACATGGGTCTGGATGAGATCTTCGTCGAAACTGCTAGGCGGCCGAGGGGTACGGGATTGAGGTCGTGGCGGATGCTGTGGCGACGTATGAGATTGATACTGACTGGAATGTTGCGAGGAACTCGTTTTACTGGGAGGCGAACTTATGATGTTGATAATGCTGTGATCGGAAGTCTTCTTGCTGGAAGCGGGAGAAGTGCTAGGAGGAGGTTGTGCAGGACTAGATGCGGCTCCGGTCGCCGGCACTACCGGTGACGATTGTGGAGGTCGAATGGATTTTCGTTCTTCCGACTTGGATCCGGATGATTTAACTACAGAAGGCAATGATCCTCCTGTGCCGCTGGCAATGGTTGGGGATGAAACAGCGGGTGATCCGCTGGACAGATGAACAGTCTTTTTGGTTTCTTTGCTGGCGGCTTTGCCGTCGTTCTTTTTTCGTCGATccagttccttctggagttcttcaaATTTCATCCATCCGCTGGGCCAGAGAGGCAGGACATTTTTCTGTAGGTAGCTATGGATGAACTCTGCTTCCGTTTCTTTCCTCGGTCGGAGGATGTTGAACGACTGCTTCCGGATATTAGCTATGTCGTAGAGCAATGTACGCAGTTGGTCTGTCCATGGGAATTTCTTCTTTGGATGTTTAACTTCCGGCTTTTCTCCGCTTTCTCCGACAGGCAGTGAATTTCGAAGCTCGATGGCCTTCTGCCTTTCCGCTTCGTAGTTCGTTATTATCTTCGGCATTACCTCCGTTACAGCATCCTCAAGTTTATCCAAAGCTTTTTTAACCTTGGTATCCTCCTTTCTAATCCGAATCTTCTTTATTTTGATCATCAACGTCTGTCGACTCACTCGCAAGTGCTCTTCCAAATGCTTATAGATCGTATTTCTGGCACTTCCTCCACACATCCTAGAACTAACATCGATTTGTAGTAACAAATCCGCCACCGTACTTTCAAAGAAGTTGAACTTTCCAGTTGATTTGTCCGCCAGATCCTTCAAATCGTTCAGATCCTGCAGCAAATGATCCGGAAGATTATCCGGCAGTTTTACACTGTTCACCTTCTTCGGTGCCGGCTCTTCGCCGCCATTAACTTTAGTCGATTGCTCTTTTTCACTGGCCGAAGCACTATCACTATCTGATTCATCTGAGCCGCTATCACTCGAGTCGCTATCACTACCATCGCTTCCATCctcttcatcgtcatcatcatccccATCGTCATCTTCTTCAGCTTCCGAACTGGAAACCGTCGCACTACTCCTTCCTTTCTTCTCCTGCTCCATCTTTCGCATACTATCCCGCTTCGCTCTCAACATATCCTTCACCGTGATTGTCTTCATCACCTTAATCTCTTTGCCGCCACTTTCCTTCACCTCCTTATcctctttcttcttcttcgccagCAATTTCCCCTCGCTCTTATCCCCTCCCACTTTCGCTTTCTTCCCCACATGACCATTCACCCGTTTCTTCACACTCTTCCCGCTCTTTCCACTCTCTGCCCCACTTGTCGCCGCACTTCCCATTTCACTCTTCTTCTTTCTCCGCTCAGCCTTCTCTGTTTCGCTGTCGCTTTCGCTCGACGTCGACAGCAGTCGCTTCTTCGGCTTGGGCATCCGCTCGGCATCCTCGGGCCGTTCAAAGTTCGACAATGTTTTGAACTCCAGCTGTCCGGAGTTGATGTAGAACCCTCCGCCAACGGTTTCCACCTCCTGTGGGATCAGTTCGTCGTACGCTTCGGTGTTGTCGATGAAGGAATCCTCCTCGTCGTAACCCGCTCCGCGGTCGAACACATCCAGCTGTGACGAACGAGCCGACTTTCCGGAACTGCTGTACGCCGTACCGGCGCCGTATTTCTTCTCCAGCTCCCGGGCGATTCGGGCAACGTCGTCATCGTTGTCCGCGTCCGAGAGGAACCCATTCGAGAGGGATTTCTTCTCCGCTTTGCGAAGGCGTTTCTGGAAAGAAGAGGTGAAATTGGAAAAGGTGGTTTAGTGATATTTATCGTGGGCGTGTTTTTCTGAGAAAATTGAcaatatctggagctcgatttgaataggtcgtatgtgcttttgtcgatataaaattcgatcagtttattttagtcattgtagcaatatggaagatattttgcaaacttttaatgatggaacagaaagcctgttttgtgaggattctgctgtatgtatcaactcaatgctcaatttcaactgttttcgctataataagcgaatccaactgatcgaatttttaatcgacaaaagcacatacgacctattcaaatcgagctccagatatatgCTTAACGGAAACAGATGTAGGTAGCGACAAACCCTACGCAAGTAGGGTGTGGGGCCATTTGGGTGGGGGCACTTgtctattagagtgggtcatcgtttatatggaaaaatggaaaactcaatggtatcccatcagatcaaagcttttttgaacccatttcaggacccaaataagtgtgcaaaatttgggcacgtttGGTTatgtctacattttgcgcatcgcgtttgaagtttgtatggggttttacatgggaaaacacacttttttgcatttttctcataacaagctcgaaaccgagtaaccgataaagtgaaaacatagcctagggtgtcctaaaaaactttgtcgaagaccgcgaagtgatctgatgcttatgaaaaaaagttatagcgttggcattgcttggcgaaacagcatgattttgttgctattgttattcctttacatgttaaaacataaacacatgcatgcggttcgttggttataactattttcacaagcatcggatcgctttgcggtcttcaacaaagtttttcagaacatcctaggctatcattttacagtatcggttaaaaagtttcagacaaactttttcaacttatggctaa includes:
- the LOC109408301 gene encoding yemanuclein isoform X3 encodes the protein MSEIKRVTLTTISDVVKKSPFGGALDQNTAADSFGGAFGGLGGGGAGSGSGSGKNAAGSKPRKTVRLALELFEPTAQSFPEFNFSKLMHEEQKRLRKAEKKSLSNGFLSDADNDDDVARIARELEKKYGAGTAYSSSGKSARSSQLDVFDRGAGYDEEDSFIDNTEAYDELIPQEVETVGGGFYINSGQLEFKTLSNFERPEDAERMPKPKKRLLSTSSESDSETEKAERRKKKSEMGSAATSGAESGKSGKSVKKRVNGHVGKKAKVGGDKSEGKLLAKKKKEDKEVKESGGKEIKVMKTITVKDMLRAKRDSMRKMEQEKKGRSSATVSSSEAEEDDDGDDDDDEEDGSDGSDSDSSDSGSDESDSDSASASEKEQSTKVNGGEEPAPKKVNSVKLPDNLPDHLLQDLNDLKDLADKSTGKFNFFESTVADLLLQIDVSSRMCGGSARNTIYKHLEEHLRVSRQTLMIKIKKIRIRKEDTKVKKALDKLEDAVTEVMPKIITNYEAERQKAIELRNSLPVGESGEKPEVKHPKKKFPWTDQLRTLLYDIANIRKQSFNILRPRKETEAEFIHSYLQKNVLPLWPSGWMKFEELQKELDRRKKNDGKAASKETKKTVHLSSGSPAVSSPTIASGTGGSLPSVVKSSGSKSEERKSIRPPQSSPVVPATGAASSPAQPPPSTSPASSKKTSDHSIINIISSPPSKTSSSQHSSQYQSHTSPQHPPRPQSRTPRPPSSFDEDLIQTHVINLEPAHSSSKTSPLPMDFRINSPALSSASSASSSRRPSSYQEQPPMAHSNSTPSNSNPNQRKDRKSLDDDSDSSIEIIGEYSVGEKRVDVLNLSLPSINKDKYKKPPTNVAGKAGSVSSSATASMRSSPMNINNNNSYDKPNKYGQKTTPSSSSASTPTTSAASNSAIKSSNASAGSFVLPSAIASLMQQDFAKMSGQGAASSSSSSRMSSVSATPGELDVLRIMKELHELQATQSSMGSKAGSSLGGQNRGNSPKPSHTFGPSKPKQDSPFASGSSQHYSQSPKTPTSSVASTQQQKQQQAHHIQIPQLAQFLPRT
- the LOC109408301 gene encoding yemanuclein isoform X1, with protein sequence MSEIKRVTLTTISDVVKKSPFGGALDQNTAADSFGGAFGGLGGGGAGSGSGSGKNAAGSKPRKTVRLALELFEPTAQSFPEFNFSKLMHEEQKRLRKAEKKSLSNGFLSDADNDDDVARIARELEKKYGAGTAYSSSGKSARSSQLDVFDRGAGYDEEDSFIDNTEAYDELIPQEVETVGGGFYINSGQLEFKTLSNFERPEDAERMPKPKKRLLSTSSESDSETEKAERRKKKSEMGSAATSGAESGKSGKSVKKRVNGHVGKKAKVGGDKSEGKLLAKKKKEDKEVKESGGKEIKVMKTITVKDMLRAKRDSMRKMEQEKKGRSSATVSSSEAEEDDDGDDDDDEEDGSDGSDSDSSDSGSDESDSDSASASEKEQSTKVNGGEEPAPKKVNSVKLPDNLPDHLLQDLNDLKDLADKSTGKFNFFESTVADLLLQIDVSSRMCGGSARNTIYKHLEEHLRVSRQTLMIKIKKIRIRKEDTKVKKALDKLEDAVTEVMPKIITNYEAERQKAIELRNSLPVGESGEKPEVKHPKKKFPWTDQLRTLLYDIANIRKQSFNILRPRKETEAEFIHSYLQKNVLPLWPSGWMKFEELQKELDRRKKNDGKAASKETKKTVHLSSGSPAVSSPTIASGTGGSLPSVVKSSGSKSEERKSIRPPQSSPVVPATGAASSPAQPPPSTSPASSKKTSDHSIINIISSPPSKTSSSQHSSQYQSHTSPQHPPRPQSRTPRPPSSFDEDLIQTHVINLEPAHSSSKTSPLPMDFRINSPALSSASSASSSRRPSSYQEQPPMAHSNSTPSNSNPNQRKDRKSLDDDSDSSIEIIGEYSVGEKRVDVLNLSLPSINKDKYKKPPTNVAGKAGSVSSSATASMRSSPMNINNNNSYDKPNKYGQKTTPSSSSASTPTTSAASNSAIKSSNASAGSFVLPSAIASLMQQDFAKMSGQGAASSSSSSRMSSVSATPGELDVLRIMKELHELQATQSSMGSKAGSSLGGQNRGNSPKPSHTFGPSKPKQDSPFASGSSQHYSQSPKTPTSSVASTQQQKQQQAHHKTPTTIPGLNGTTRSNSPKVLNPMATAAAMRKANGK
- the LOC109408301 gene encoding yemanuclein isoform X2; the encoded protein is MSEIKRVTLTTISDVVKKSPFGGALDQNTAADSFGGAFGGLGGGGAGSGSGSGKNAAGSKPRKTVRLALELFEPTAQSFPEFNFSKLMHEEQKRLRKAEKKSLSNGFLSDADNDDDVARIARELEKKYGAGTAYSSSGKSARSSQLDVFDRGAGYDEEDSFIDNTEAYDELIPQEVETVGGGFYINSGQLEFKTLSNFERPEDAERMPKPKKRLLSTSSESDSETEKAERRKKKSEMGSAATSGAESGKSGKSVKKRVNGHVGKKAKVGGDKSEGKLLAKKKKEDKEVKESGGKEIKVMKTITVKDMLRAKRDSMRKMEQEKKGRSSATVSSSEAEEDDDGDDDDDEEDGSDGSDSDSSDSGSDESDSDSASASEKEQSTKVNGGEEPAPKKVNSVKLPDNLPDHLLQDLNDLKDLADKSTGKFNFFESTVADLLLQIDVSSRMCGGSARNTIYKHLEEHLRVSRQTLMIKIKKIRIRKEDTKVKKALDKLEDAVTEVMPKIITNYEAERQKAIELRNSLPVGESGEKPEVKHPKKKFPWTDQLRTLLYDIANIRKQSFNILRPRKETEAEFIHSYLQKNVLPLWPSGWMKFEELQKELDRRKKNDGKAASKETKKTVHLSSGSPAVSSPTIASGTGGSLPSVVKSSGSKSEERKSIRPPQSSPVVPATGAASSPAQPPPSTSPASSKKTSDHSIINIISSPPSKTSSSQHSSQYQSHTSPQHPPRPQSRTPRPPSSFDEDLIQTHVINLEPAHSSSKTSPLPMDFRINSPALSSASSASSSRRPSSYQEQPPMAHSNSTPSNSNPNQRKDRKSLDDDSDSSIEIIGEYSVGEKRVDVLNLSLPSINKDKYKKPPTNVAGKAGSVSSSATASMRSSPMNINNNNSYDKPNKYGQKTTPSSSSASTPTTSAASNSAIKSSNASAGSFVLPSAIASLMQQDFAKMSGQGAASSSSSSRMSSVSATPGELDVLRIMKELHELQATQSSMGSKAGSSLGGQNRGNSPKPSHTFGPSKPKQDSPFASGSSQHYSQSPKTPTSSVASTQQQKQQQAHHNSTTKVIELDSFEDDFLFANYSYDSNRKRSYK